One part of the Methanomethylovorans hollandica DSM 15978 genome encodes these proteins:
- a CDS encoding HEAT repeat domain-containing protein, producing the protein MQTTLFATDNSNSLSITEAEYHNSILKKAFAENDIRKLESFVLERLSNNKQQIFPSSIDTALVYICKLATPENSTKATYQAIRYALSSPSYVTQLLAVRAIGTIKNPEFLSILLDLYHETVISGYHDVRIEIIKTVGHLGDNRATRILIHALHRGVFEVPAALISLAQVGDLSAIPIMEHLLEYKDYINKIQTRETIKVIKEKYNVPLDSIMLLNWFS; encoded by the coding sequence ATGCAAACGACATTATTCGCTACTGACAATAGTAATTCTCTATCAATTACTGAAGCTGAATATCATAATAGTATCTTGAAAAAAGCTTTCGCTGAAAATGATATAAGGAAACTAGAATCCTTTGTCCTAGAAAGACTCTCAAACAACAAACAACAAATATTCCCTTCATCGATTGACACAGCTCTGGTATATATCTGCAAATTAGCAACTCCTGAAAATTCAACAAAAGCGACTTATCAGGCTATTCGATATGCTCTTTCCAGTCCATCATACGTAACACAACTCTTAGCAGTGAGAGCAATTGGGACCATAAAAAATCCTGAATTTCTTTCGATTTTGCTTGATCTATACCATGAAACTGTAATATCGGGTTATCATGATGTGAGAATAGAGATCATAAAAACCGTTGGTCATTTAGGAGATAACAGAGCTACAAGGATCTTGATACATGCATTGCACAGAGGAGTCTTCGAAGTACCTGCTGCATTAATATCCCTTGCACAAGTCGGAGACTTAAGTGCTATTCCTATCATGGAACACCTACTCGAATACAAAGACTACATCAATAAAATTCAGACCAGAGAAACCATTAAGGTAATCAAAGAAAAATACAATGTACCACTAGATTCCATTATGCTCTTGAACTGGTTTTCATAA